One Heptranchias perlo isolate sHepPer1 chromosome 39, sHepPer1.hap1, whole genome shotgun sequence DNA segment encodes these proteins:
- the LOC137305212 gene encoding hepatic and glial cell adhesion molecule-like, whose product MSERTMYGRINPFKFTNIFLFISYFISLSASGSRVTVRVDQSEVNGTVNQSVLLPVSYSYSTLTLKYSILTIKWFLFPSDTPCATLTRLNCSLTPDKSGYNCSDHQQDGPAYKHRVHIYPENGSLLLRDLQSNDSGVYVISVSRGGETASEGNVTLTVYPETASEYSTTPSVSGSAENSTTGPDKWENTLYINVSTAVCLLIIIITCLCLLVIRTHRGRHPPRDSVVTETPSAQPEGTRQALAEGQELVINGEVTYSYLHWSGPINTPAPEPDTSEAPPMNIYAFVQKVERK is encoded by the exons CCTCTGGAAGCCGAGTTACTGTGAGAGTCGATCAGAGTGAAGTGAATGGGACCGTGAACCAGTCTGTCCTCCTCCCcgtctcctactcctactccacgCTCACACTAAAATACTCCATTTTAACGATAAAGTGGTTTTTATTCCCCAGCGATACCCCATGCGCGACACTGACCCGATTAAACTGCTCTCTAACCCCTGACAAATCCGGTTATAACTGTTCAGATCACCAGCAAGACGGTCCTGCCTACAAGCACCGAGTCCACATCTACCCGGAGAATGGATCTTTATTGCTGCGGGATTTGCAGTCCAATGACAGCGGCGTGTATGTGATATCTGTTTCTCGCGGTGGGGAAACGGCCAGTGAAGGAAATGTGACATTAACAGTCTATCCAGAGACAG ccaGTGAGTATTCTACTACCCCAAGTGTTTCAGGGTCAGCGGAAAACAGCACAACGGGCCCAGACAAGTGGGAGAACACCCTGTATATCAATGTGTCCACTGCCGTGTGCctcctcattatcatcatcaCCTGCTTGTGCCTGTTGGTGATCAGGACACACAGAG GTCGTCATCCACCCCGTGATTCAGTCGTCACAGAAACACCGTCTGCTCAGCCTGAAGGAACGAGGCAAGCCTTGGCTGAG GGTCAGGAATTGGTCATCAATGGTGAGGTCACGTACTCATATCTGCATTGGTCTGGGCCCATAAACACACCAGCACCAGAACCCGACACTAGCGAGGCACCGCCTATGAATATATATGCTTTTGTGCAGAAAGTGGAGCGAAAGTGA